The Solea solea chromosome 15, fSolSol10.1, whole genome shotgun sequence genome segment TTTATCAAAGCGTACTATAAATGTGTACGAAACACCCCAAGGTGTGAGACAAATACTGTATCTCATCAAAGGGCGGCacagtggttagtagtggtgAGCACTGTTGTTCTCCACGTGTCTGCataggtttcctcccaccattcggtcaggttggtcccttgtggcggcgcgctcagtcgcagcggctctgatctGACCTCGAAATTTCGTTGTGCAGTttcggttgtataatgacaataaagacgaTTTCCGATTTCAAAATAGTGTCAATAGTTGGTTTATTGAAGTAAATGTGTGAATCATCCATGTTAAACCAGAGCTTTAATTGTAAAGTTACACAGATAAATCAAGCTGCCTACAAAATGTAGACACACATTCGACAGTCCAAATTACTCACCTGCTACAACACAGTTCTAGTGTACCCACACATGATCCTCATACTGAGCCTGAGCAGGTAGAGATGCACTCACAATGATAAGTCACTCACTGCCAGAATCTGTTGTTGAACAGCTTGCATGTTCAACAACAATCAGGGTTTTATTTGTGTCACTCGTATTAATGTGGATAAGGAAATAATCCATCGGTATCAGGAACTGTGTCTTGTTGGCTCTAGATCGGGGGATTTTCCTATTTGTCCTGGAAGTTTGCCTTTCTCTTCTCCACAAACGCCGACATGCCTTCTTTGCGATCCTCCTGAAACACAAACGTACATCATGACTCGACTGTCAGAAAATCATTTAAGTCACTCTGATAATCGAATTATTGTGTAAGTCTAgctaaaatgttacacaattgAATTTCTCAAATTCAGACTAACACACATAGTTAATGCAGTTGGCAATCAAATAATGTTTAACTGGATCCAAACTGGCCTAGTGCTCTACGCGTGTTCCACAGGTCCTGCCCCCGGGCTTGGagccaaaaataataaaagaagctGTTGCAGAGAAGAAGACGAAAGCCAGACTAGTGCATTTTAGGGCTGACGAGAAAACCAAATTTCTGCTCTGTTAGCTCAGtgaattaaatattacacaaaacacaaaatgctgCTGCTTACGTGTTTTAGTCTGCAACATACTAGCTGTGTCTCAATAGTCAAGGCTGCAAATGTGCAACACAGAAATGTGACGGTTGAgccccttcttcttctcctaatagAATCTGGCTACTATTAGTAATAATTGTGCAGACATCATAAACGTTacgtttctttctttattttggtttgttcataaaaacaagccaagcgaactttaaactgtgacgcatttccacaaattaaattaaatttaaaaggtttttagtaggtgtttatatagttggtgggaatgaaggaaaaaaaagattgccTGTAgtttgtgctaaaaaaaagaatataagacactctatattgtacagtcttatagcctctgtatatacgttttaacatagtcacaggaaaaagcagcctaaatgcactgtgttctaagggttaatgagCAAAATCATAGCTGTTGAAGTAACAggagtattttttttagttagtAACGCGCCAACTACTGACAAGTTATAATGAGTATAccgccacctagtgtagcagAGGACACACTGGCTGTTCTACTCACTGTAGCAAAGGTAGCGTGGAACAAGCGCTTTTCCATACGATTCCCCTCAGCCAAAGTCAACTCAAAAGCTAAAatcacacaaagagaaaaaagtcacacaaaactgaaactgaCTCAATGTTTTAAGATATACAGCCTTTTAAACCAAAGTTACACACCTGCATTTACAGCCTCTTTAGCCATAGCAGAGACCAGTTTGGAGTTGGCGGCCACTTTTTCTCCACATTTCACAGCTTCAGCCACGAGCTGGTCCACGGGAAAGATTTTACTCACTAAACCTGAGGGACAAGAAGAAGAGTACAGCTTCACattctatgtatatatatatatatatatatatatatatatatatatatatatatatacatacatacatatgtatgtacagtatgtatatgaaatgaatgtttatttaatgGAGCTGAAGCGTAAAGTACAATAAGCGCCTCACAAATTCGACTCATGTACAGTGATTGATTATATTTACTTTCCTACAATGCAGTTACCTGACTGTTTTGCTTCTTGAGCATTAATTCTGTCTCCTGTTAGAACCATTTCCATAGCCAGGGACTTGCCCACCGCACGAGTCAGGCGTTGGGTGCCACCCACTCCTGCAGGAAGACACATGTGGTTAAAAAGCTGCCTCAAAAGCGAGACTCTGGTGACCTGAGTATCAGGAAGTGAATGAAGTCTGAACAGCGAAAGAAAGGAGATACGAGTGAGTCTTTACCTGGAATGGTCCCCAACAGGATCTCAGGTTGACCAAACTGTGCTTTCTCTCCTGCGTAGATAATGTCGCACATCATGGCGAGCTCACAGCCTCCACCCAGCTGAGAGATTAGATTGCAGAGTCAAGCGTGAAAGAATCAAATGAGATTTCTATTCATTGTTTCAGATTTCAGGAAATGTTGACAAGCATTCTGTTGCCTCCCCATGAACAACATGGTGGAACTATGTTGACTGACTCATCTGTCATACATGGTACTTTCTCTCAGCTTATAATATAAATGGCATAAATTGAAAAGGCCACTCACAGCAAATCCATTGACAGCTGCAATTATAGGTTTCTTTACTGTGGATACCCTGTTCCAATGAGCCAGGAAGTTTCCACTAAAACACTCTTGGAAGGTTAGATTCTGCATCTCTTTAATGTCGGCTCCcgctaaaaaaacacaataaatggaTTTATTGTCGCAAACAGATGAAAGATAAGATGTGGATACAAatcttaataaaaaagaaaaaaagaccagTTTCACTCACCAGCAAAGGCTCGCTCACTGCCGGTGATAACGACAGCTCCAATGTTGCTGTCGGCTTCAAATGCATCTAGCGCCAGTCCGACCTCCTTCATAAGCCCGCCACACAGAGCGTTGAGAGCCTTAGGTCGGTTCAACTGGATGAGACCGACATCCTTCTTCTCACCTCGCTTTTCCACCAAAATATACTCATACTGACCACCTGCATGAAGGAATAATAAACAATATAGTTTACTGCATCAAATATAGCTGATATTTTCCAGAACAACGCGAGGTGAAGTGATATTGTTTAATATCTAGGCCTTGGTATTTCCTGTCGTAAAACAAATAGAGGCCACTTTACAAGACATACTTCAATACAGTTATTTTGAAGAATAATAACATACCATTTAACATTTCACTGGCTTTATTTTGGCACTGCACCTTAGGTGAAATTGACTGTATACGTCAAGACTACCATCATTCCATTTGCTGCCATGTCGATTTTGTAATCTGAATTGATAGAGGCAATATTTTCAGCACAACCCTAATTGTCCCATTCTAAATCACAACAATACTCATTTTACTTATAGCAAGAAAGAAGAACTGACACTCTTCTATACCCTTAAAATATATTTGAGAAAACTAAAACCAAGGCTTGTAAAGAGCTGCATGTTCAGCATTTGCTGCTTGTTGCAGTTGTGTCAACTTCTACCTGGGGGCAGGTGATGGGTCACCAAAGTGGTCTGACTTattgtgacagaaacacaaggaAAGGCAAAGCTCTGGTTAATCATTCATGAAGATCAGCACTGTCAAGGTCTTACATAGACATGGACACATCTTGCGGGGTAAAGGTGAAGAGTCTCagtctagtcttgatgagctgctttacactacagttttaggATTCAcccatctttcatacccattaaCACGCtacaacatggggttaagtgtcttgctccaggatacatagactagcagagccagaaactgaacccacaaccttccagttgaaagacaacttgctctaccactgagctatcaTGGCTCAATCCCAActgcttacttttttttttttatatcagaaaattacttttgatactacctaagtacagtaaattccatatactttaagacttttacttacgTAATATTATacaaagtgacttcaacttttaccaaagtcattttctggtaagatacttttacttttactcaagtatcccttttatgTACTTTACACAAGGCTGGTTATCAGTCTGCCTGCAGTTCACACGTCAACACGTCATATGTTTCATGACATTGTGGCTGCAGCAGAGTGAGTGACCCTGAGTTGAGTTTGAAACGCTCACCGGAGCTGCAGAAGCGGGCGGCGGACAATACAGCCGGCGCTAACGTGCTGCGTGGCTTCAAGAGCAACGCGGCTCTTCTGCAGAGGAACGACATGACTTCTTTCCCTTTACTGTTGACAGTTACGTCGCTCCACCAGTTCTCCTCGATGCTCTGGATGCAGCTTCCGCCTCCTGTGACTTCTTCTTGTCCTTCTTCCTGTTCTTCTCGGTGAAAATAAGGCAATGGCGCATTACCGCTACCAACCGGTGAGGGCAGCGAACATATCGCATTTAATATATTTCTTCTACTGCAGGGACATTAATCAAAAGTTGGATATTTAACAGACCTTCGCCCCAACTCCAACAGCGGCTCGTTCGTCAGTTTCACCCGGCGTTTGCTGCACGTTCGCGTGGCGGGTGGTTATAACATTAGCTTACTGCTGCCCACTGACAACAACGGCTTCACTTAGGGACCGTCAAAAAAAATTACAGTTTTCTGCGCACACAATCCAAAACAAAATTATTCTACAAATGACAGATACATGAGAAcattacacaaaataaatctcACATGGAACAACTGTGGTTATTGCAAATGTGTCAATAAGTAAGTGCACTTTTTCAAAAGCTTTTATGTCACGTGACATAAAAGATTATTCATTGGTCCCCCACTTTTATGTCATTCTTGTTCTTGTGGaaaaatgattatgtttttaatagttTTCAAAGAATAGGGCAAACCTTTTTCGGTATTCCACTCGTCCCCCaattttatttcaatgtttttgttgaaaaatCTGATTCTTCTGTATAATGTAGGGAAACTATTTACAGATTCCATAAATACTCAGTGATTAGATATTATGTATCACACGATTTGAAATAGGTGGATACATAAATTAATTAGACATTTCGCACTGAACgaataagatgaaaaaaaacatgtatataatccaaaataatataataatacctAAATACAATACCATAAATGGACGTCTTGAGCGCGCCGCGCGTTCTCGCAGTCAGCCGCATGAGCGAGCCTTCATGCATCGCGCACGACAATAGCCTCTTGTCTCTCCTGCGATCGCCAAAACGCAAActgggatttaaaaaataaaacacacggGGAATCAGGTAAGGACCAATTAAGGTTTTGGATCCACTGAATTActcacgcgtgtgtgtgtgtgtcttttataaTGGTGGGATTCATTCAAGCGACGCTGAGGATGCAGTCAGATAAACATCATGCATTTGCAGTGTTTATACATTAGATTAACATAATCCAAAACAGATTAAACGCAAACGTGCAACAATATTACTAAtacaaaatatgtattttttttttacttgatggCTTAGTTACCTGCTAGATATGAATGGAGCATCTTCAGTGGCCTGCATCATCTACAGACATGCCAGCCTGTGCcttttattcataataataaaccACAATGTATATCCTGTATATATTAATATACTCTAGAATTGATCAACACATAGATCATAGATCAAGATCATgatttaaaggttcagtgtgtaacattttaggAGGGTTTCCAGGC includes the following:
- the echs1 gene encoding enoyl-CoA hydratase, mitochondrial, with product MSFLCRRAALLLKPRSTLAPAVLSAARFCSSGGQYEYILVEKRGEKKDVGLIQLNRPKALNALCGGLMKEVGLALDAFEADSNIGAVVITGSERAFAAGADIKEMQNLTFQECFSGNFLAHWNRVSTVKKPIIAAVNGFALGGGCELAMMCDIIYAGEKAQFGQPEILLGTIPGVGGTQRLTRAVGKSLAMEMVLTGDRINAQEAKQSGLVSKIFPVDQLVAEAVKCGEKVAANSKLVSAMAKEAVNAAFELTLAEGNRMEKRLFHATFATEDRKEGMSAFVEKRKANFQDK